From a region of the Thermomonas sp. HDW16 genome:
- the accB gene encoding acetyl-CoA carboxylase biotin carboxyl carrier protein — MDLRKIKKLIDLLEESNLAEIEIKEGEESVRLARVPKGGYVQAAAPAPAVHHAAPAAAAPVMPMHSPSEAATGGSHKPHADLPAGHVVRAPMVGTFYASPSPEKPAFVSVGQAVKAGETLGIIEAMKMFNPIEADVSGTVLAIQCESGQPVEFDQPLFVIG; from the coding sequence ATGGACCTGCGCAAGATCAAGAAGCTGATCGACCTGCTGGAAGAATCCAACCTGGCCGAGATCGAGATCAAGGAAGGCGAGGAATCCGTGCGCCTGGCGCGCGTGCCGAAGGGCGGCTACGTGCAGGCCGCCGCGCCTGCCCCGGCCGTGCATCACGCCGCACCGGCGGCTGCCGCGCCGGTCATGCCGATGCATTCGCCGTCCGAAGCCGCGACCGGCGGCTCGCACAAGCCGCATGCCGACCTGCCGGCCGGCCACGTGGTGCGCGCGCCGATGGTCGGCACCTTCTACGCCAGCCCCTCGCCGGAAAAGCCGGCCTTCGTCAGCGTCGGCCAGGCGGTCAAGGCCGGCGAAACGCTGGGCATCATCGAGGCGATGAAGATGTTCAACCCGATCGAAGCCGACGTTTCCGGCACCGTGCTGGCGATCCAGTGCGAGAGCGGGCAGCCGGTCGAATTCGACCAGCCTCTCTTCGTTATCGGCTGA
- the aroQ gene encoding type II 3-dehydroquinate dehydratase produces MAQLLVLHGPNLNLLGTREPEVYGRTTLADIDADLSARAQAVGHRLASFQSNAEHELIERVQAARSDGTAFILINPAAFTHTSVALRDALAAVAIPFIEIHLSNPHAREPFRQHSYFSDKAVGVVCGFGADSYRYALDAAIARLAA; encoded by the coding sequence ATGGCGCAGCTGCTCGTCCTGCATGGCCCCAACCTCAACCTGCTCGGCACCCGCGAGCCGGAGGTCTATGGCCGCACGACCCTGGCCGACATCGACGCCGACCTGAGCGCGCGCGCGCAGGCCGTCGGCCATCGCCTGGCGAGTTTCCAGTCCAATGCCGAGCACGAACTGATCGAACGCGTGCAAGCCGCCCGCAGCGACGGCACCGCCTTCATCCTGATCAATCCGGCCGCCTTCACCCACACCTCCGTGGCCTTGCGCGATGCGCTGGCCGCGGTGGCGATCCCCTTCATCGAAATCCACCTGTCGAATCCGCACGCCCGCGAACCCTTCCGCCAGCACAGCTATTTCAGCGACAAGGCGGTCGGCGTGGTCTGCGGATTCGGTGCCGATTCCTACCGCTACGCCCTCGACGCCGCGATCGCGCGGCTCGCGGCCTGA
- a CDS encoding TlpA disulfide reductase family protein: MPSNKGILLVALLAAIAGAAASLYFEPTIAQRLAGTEPGQRVLGAVLDAQAPAVPAGVKIAKRGDIVPTMTLATVDGTKTDIPAAWAGKPTLINLWASWCAPCLKEMPELQAFAAEKGSNGTQVVGIALDDATSTQAMLQRLGITYPNLIDTPGPADAGVRLGNPAGVLPYSVLVSADGRVLKTKIGPFDDQQDIADWADAN; the protein is encoded by the coding sequence ATGCCGTCGAACAAGGGAATCCTGCTGGTCGCGCTGCTGGCCGCCATCGCCGGCGCGGCGGCCAGCCTGTACTTCGAGCCCACCATCGCCCAGCGCCTGGCCGGTACCGAACCCGGCCAACGCGTGCTCGGCGCGGTGCTGGATGCGCAAGCGCCAGCGGTACCTGCCGGTGTCAAGATCGCCAAACGGGGCGACATCGTGCCGACAATGACACTGGCAACCGTCGATGGCACGAAAACCGACATTCCCGCTGCCTGGGCCGGCAAGCCCACCCTGATCAATCTGTGGGCCAGCTGGTGCGCGCCCTGCCTCAAAGAAATGCCGGAACTGCAGGCATTTGCCGCCGAAAAAGGCAGCAACGGCACGCAAGTTGTCGGTATCGCGCTTGATGATGCAACTTCGACGCAAGCCATGCTGCAACGGCTGGGCATCACCTACCCCAACCTGATCGATACCCCCGGCCCGGCCGATGCCGGTGTGCGACTGGGCAATCCGGCCGGTGTGCTGCCGTATTCGGTGCTGGTGTCGGCCGATGGGCGCGTGCTGAAGACCAAGATCGGGCCGTTCGATGACCAGCAGGACATCGCCGACTGGGCTGACGCCAATTAG
- a CDS encoding protein-disulfide reductase DsbD, which yields MTASPSRLRRWLASLALLLILPAASAVAQDFELPPVDEVFVLSAQATAPDRIEVRWQIAEGYYLYRHRTSIKADAGFSNAKLALPTGDKHHDEFFGDVETYRQQLTGTLSGTPAAGATSTTLTVKYQGCADAGVCYPPQTRTLKVALPAAGGDAGFGFAKKAGGLFGFGNADTGATDAAPLPVEQAFTTEVISDGGNTLLLRLTPARGYYIYRDKLSIKLDAGKGLSATLPPASKLPKAQPYRDEHFGNVAVYFGQVEIAVPVTRTVTTAAKGTLLLGLQGCQTDGICYPPMTRKLAVSLPAGTITPVAAVEPASAETIAATTNTTAATNVTSAETAPVTSDAAVISATSGIERTQPPQQQTRGLLASLLLALFGGLILNLMPCVLPVLSLKALSLAQSGESPQRARRHALAYTAGVIVSFAALGALALALRKAGLALGWGFQLQQPLVVAVLALVVFAFGLSLSGLWYANVGVGQRGGALMQRGGMSGDFFTGVLAVVLATPCTAPFMGAALAYAFTGPAAGGMLVFLMLGLGLALPFLLIGFVPAFARLLPKPGAWMETLKQLLAFPLYATAAWLVWVLAKQRGADAAGLWLAAAIALALGAWAWTRLRSGGGRGWLILVLAALVGIGWPLLKLHRLPKPDTAAIATNNGIASVAFSEQALADLRAQGRVVFVNMTADWCVSCKANEKTVFARDGFRDAMEAANAVYMVGDYTDVDPVITAYLQRHKAVGVPLYVVYPRGGGEGRILPVILTPGIADEALAQAAGGR from the coding sequence ATGACCGCATCCCCTTCCCGCCTGCGCCGCTGGCTGGCCAGCCTCGCCCTGCTGCTCATCCTGCCTGCGGCCTCGGCCGTCGCCCAGGACTTCGAACTGCCGCCGGTGGACGAGGTGTTCGTGCTCTCCGCGCAAGCCACCGCGCCGGATCGCATCGAGGTGCGCTGGCAGATCGCCGAAGGCTATTACCTGTATCGGCACCGCACCTCGATCAAAGCGGATGCGGGTTTCAGCAACGCAAAGCTGGCGTTGCCCACCGGAGACAAGCACCACGACGAATTCTTCGGCGACGTCGAAACCTATCGCCAGCAACTGACCGGCACGCTCAGCGGCACGCCCGCAGCCGGCGCGACAAGCACCACGCTGACCGTGAAATACCAGGGCTGCGCCGATGCTGGCGTGTGTTATCCGCCACAAACGCGCACGCTGAAAGTCGCGCTGCCCGCCGCTGGCGGCGATGCCGGCTTCGGTTTCGCGAAAAAGGCCGGCGGACTGTTCGGCTTCGGCAATGCCGATACCGGTGCCACCGATGCCGCACCGTTGCCGGTGGAACAGGCATTCACCACCGAGGTGATCTCCGACGGTGGAAATACCCTGCTGCTGCGGCTGACCCCGGCACGCGGTTACTACATCTACCGCGACAAGCTTTCCATCAAGCTCGATGCCGGCAAGGGCCTGTCCGCCACGCTGCCGCCCGCATCGAAATTGCCGAAGGCGCAGCCTTATCGCGACGAACATTTCGGCAATGTCGCCGTGTATTTCGGCCAGGTCGAAATCGCCGTGCCGGTGACGCGTACGGTGACCACGGCCGCGAAGGGCACGCTGCTGCTGGGCTTGCAGGGCTGCCAGACCGATGGCATCTGCTATCCGCCGATGACCCGGAAGCTGGCGGTGTCGTTGCCCGCCGGCACGATCACGCCGGTCGCGGCCGTCGAACCGGCATCGGCCGAAACGATCGCCGCAACCACCAATACAACCGCCGCAACCAACGTCACATCCGCTGAAACCGCGCCCGTCACTTCTGACGCCGCTGTCATTAGCGCGACCAGCGGCATCGAACGCACCCAGCCGCCGCAACAACAGACCCGCGGCCTGCTCGCTTCCTTGCTGCTAGCCCTGTTCGGCGGCCTGATCCTCAACCTGATGCCCTGCGTGCTGCCGGTGCTGTCGCTGAAAGCACTGTCGCTGGCGCAGAGCGGCGAAAGCCCGCAGCGCGCGCGCAGGCATGCACTCGCGTACACCGCCGGCGTGATCGTGAGCTTTGCCGCGCTCGGCGCATTGGCGCTGGCGCTGCGCAAGGCAGGATTGGCGCTGGGCTGGGGTTTCCAGCTGCAGCAGCCGCTGGTGGTCGCGGTGCTGGCCTTGGTGGTGTTCGCCTTCGGCTTGAGCCTGTCCGGCCTGTGGTACGCGAATGTCGGCGTCGGCCAGCGCGGCGGCGCGCTGATGCAGCGCGGCGGCATGTCCGGCGATTTCTTCACCGGCGTGCTGGCGGTGGTGCTGGCCACGCCCTGCACCGCGCCGTTCATGGGCGCGGCGCTGGCCTATGCGTTCACCGGTCCGGCCGCCGGCGGCATGCTGGTGTTCCTGATGTTGGGTCTGGGCCTGGCGCTGCCATTCCTGCTGATCGGTTTCGTGCCCGCCTTCGCGCGCCTGCTGCCGAAGCCGGGCGCGTGGATGGAAACGCTGAAGCAGCTGCTCGCCTTCCCGCTGTATGCGACGGCTGCGTGGCTGGTGTGGGTATTGGCCAAGCAACGCGGTGCCGATGCCGCCGGCTTGTGGCTGGCCGCGGCGATCGCGCTGGCGCTCGGCGCTTGGGCGTGGACGCGGCTGCGCAGCGGCGGCGGACGTGGTTGGCTGATCCTCGTGCTGGCCGCACTGGTCGGTATCGGCTGGCCGCTGTTGAAGCTGCATCGCCTGCCGAAGCCGGACACCGCCGCCATCGCCACGAACAACGGCATCGCCAGCGTGGCGTTTTCGGAACAGGCGCTGGCCGACCTGCGCGCGCAAGGCCGGGTGGTGTTCGTGAACATGACCGCCGACTGGTGCGTGAGCTGCAAGGCCAACGAAAAGACCGTGTTCGCCCGCGACGGTTTCCGCGATGCAATGGAAGCCGCCAATGCCGTTTACATGGTCGGCGACTACACCGATGTCGATCCCGTCATCACCGCCTACCTGCAACGGCACAAGGCAGTGGGCGTGCCGCTCTATGTGGTGTATCCGCGCGGCGGCGGCGAAGGCCGGATCCTGCCGGTGATCCTGACCCCGGGCATCGCAGACGAGGCACTCGCACAAGCCGCGGGCGGGCGCTGA
- the cutA gene encoding divalent-cation tolerance protein CutA: MPMPVLICLSTCPDAASAERIATVLVEERLAACVNILPCLRSVYRWQGEVEAADEALLLIKTSAEAYHALQARLIALHPHELPELLAVEPATGLPAYLEWVAGQTRPLD, from the coding sequence ATGCCGATGCCTGTCCTGATCTGCCTGAGCACCTGCCCGGATGCCGCCAGCGCCGAGCGCATCGCCACCGTGCTGGTGGAGGAGCGGCTAGCCGCCTGCGTGAACATCCTGCCCTGCCTGCGCTCCGTGTATCGCTGGCAGGGCGAAGTCGAAGCGGCGGATGAAGCGCTGCTGCTGATCAAGACCAGCGCCGAGGCCTATCACGCCCTGCAGGCGCGGCTGATCGCACTGCATCCCCATGAACTGCCGGAGCTGCTGGCGGTCGAACCCGCCACCGGCCTGCCCGCCTATCTGGAGTGGGTGGCCGGCCAGACCCGCCCGTTAGACTGA
- the groES gene encoding co-chaperone GroES gives MSNIKPLHDRVVIKRMEEEKLSAGGIVIPDSATEKPIKGEVVAVGTGKVLDNGQVRAPQVKVGDKVLFGKYSGTEVKLDGVDLLVVKEDDLFAILG, from the coding sequence ATGTCCAATATCAAGCCGCTGCACGACCGCGTGGTCATCAAGCGCATGGAAGAAGAGAAGCTGTCCGCCGGCGGGATCGTGATCCCGGATTCGGCCACCGAAAAGCCGATCAAGGGCGAAGTGGTCGCCGTGGGCACCGGCAAGGTGCTGGACAACGGCCAGGTGCGCGCGCCGCAGGTCAAGGTCGGCGACAAGGTGCTGTTCGGCAAATACAGCGGCACCGAAGTGAAGCTCGACGGCGTCGACCTGCTGGTCGTGAAGGAAGACGACCTGTTCGCGATCCTCGGCTGA